One Panicum virgatum strain AP13 chromosome 3N, P.virgatum_v5, whole genome shotgun sequence DNA segment encodes these proteins:
- the LOC120665496 gene encoding uncharacterized protein LOC120665496 yields the protein MPSASKSKSKDRSAAKATKEQPKVAVKPMGNGTLASSYNNLSGKFHVLEPSASLLGSQGIDKFRNTDEIDEHSRSSHGTGDFDCASNNGSCSGESEDPKERATSTASRVDSVPGCDIDKREKIRQKNEKKHQRQKERRAQELHERCKGYLMSRKLEALAQKLVVMGFSADQATMALIQNEGCVEESVTWLCNFDGSEETKQQLAADQQSGVNLKIDIADELAKIVSLEAKYKCTKQEVERAVVSCEGDLEKAEEVLKTHKQESTAAPSKPEGSGDSSGLPNKQQVVLAQNPARPQTNGFSSVGVQQMRREEKDLNYKLLMNGSGPKEPAIKGFQPLAAPIKLEMGRQQLVQPEKRRLSANSVPSAPYVASSPLPVAVPQLKSDMRLVAGGNEVKSVMPNGSLRESVVVMQRPQSAGSKQSLPSTSHSIFAPEPSSREWYLNGASGVEMMLNDGLGHGLRNMSLDNVSSARPFGHANHQQSFVSNPIELAANGWGGTWSSGGTSSSRSVASSLGPFRGWNSSESSSTLSHSDWRTNGLAPYDYTSVDWSVDTTLLNPAAKSERLSDTWSTMFMGGRSGRAAGNLSGAGIAGLHDSNHPMDPAPSPRPYEWPSFCRGGSS from the coding sequence ATGCCGTCTGCATCCAAGTCCAAGTCGAAAGACAGATCAGCTGCAAAAGCTACAAAAGAGCAACCTAAGGTTGCTGTAAAGCCAATGGGGAATGGTACGCTTGCAAGTTCTTACAACAACCTCTCTGGAAAGTTCCATGTTCTGGAACCATCAGCGTCTTTGTTGGGTAGCCAAGGTATTGATAAATTCAGGAATACAGATGAAATAGATGAGCATTCTCGTAGCTCCCATGGTACAGGGGACTTCGATTGTGCCTCCAACAATGGAAGTTGTTCTGGTGAGTCAGAAGATCCAAAAGAGAGAGCTACCAGTACTGCGTCTCGAGTGGACTCTGTTCCAGGATGTGATATTGATAAACGTGAGAAGATCAGACAGAAGAATGAGAAGAAGCATCAACGGCAGAAGGAGAGGCGTGCCCAGGAATTACATGAGCGTTGCAAGGGATACCTTATGTCTAGAAAGTTGGAGGCACTCGCGCAGAAGCTTGTCGTGATGGGTTTCTCAGCAGATCAAGCAACGATGGCCCTTATACAGAATGAGGGTTGCGTTGAGGAGTCTGTTACCTGGCTCTGCAACTTTGATGGCAGTGAGGAAACGAAGCAACAACTTGCAGCTGATCAACAGTCTGGGGTCAACTTGAAGATTGATATAGCTGACGAGCTTGCAAAAATTGTGAGTTTGGAGGCAAAATATAAGTGTACAAAACAAGAGGTTGAAAGGGCAGTTGTTTCCTGTGAGGGAGATCTAGAAAAGGCTGAGGAGGTCTTGAAGACACATAAGCAAGAATCGACTGCAGCACCATCAAAGCCTGAAGGTTCTGGCGATTCAAGTGGCTTGCCTAACAAGCAGCAGGTCGTACTTGCGCAGAACCCTGCAAGGCCTCAAACAAATGGATTTTCTTCAGTAGGAGTTCAGCAAatgaggagagaggagaaggacTTAAACTATAAGCTTCTGATGAATGGTAGTGGTCCAAAGGAACCTGCAATTAAAGGCTTTCAGCCACTGGCTGCACCAATTAAGCTAGAGATGGGCCGCCAACAACTTGTACAACCTGAGAAGAGGCGTCTTAGTGCCAACTCAGTTCCATCAGCTCCTTATGTGGCatcatctcctttgcctgttgCAGTGCCGCAACTGAAGTCAGACATGCGGCTTGTGGCAGGAGGCAATGAGGTGAAAAGTGTGATGCCCAATGGAAGCTTGCGAGAGTCAGTAGTTGTAATGCAGCGCCCTCAATCTGCAGGTTCCAAGCAGAGCCTACCATCCACCAGCCATAGTATATTTGCACCAGAGCCATCTTCAAGGGAGTGGTACTTAAATGGTGCATCAGGTGTTGAGATGATGTTGAATGATGGCTTGGGGCATGGACTAAGGAATATGAGTTTGGACAATGTTAGTTCTGCCAGGCCGTTTGGACATGCAAACCATCAACAAAGTTTCGTTTCCAATCCTATAGAGCTGGCTGCCAATGGTTGGGGTGGCACCTGGAGTTCTGGAGGTACATCATCCTCCCGTTCTGTGGCGTCATCACTCGGGCCATTTAGAGGGTGGAACTCATCTGAATCCTCCTCTACATTGTCTCATTCTGATTGGAGAACCAATGGGCTAGCACCTTATGACTACACCTCAGTAGACTGGAGCGTCGACACAACGTTGTTGAATCCAGCAGCAAAGAGCGAGCGGCTATCGGACACATGGTCAACCATGTTCATGGGTGGCAGATCCGGAAGGGCAGCTGGGAACCTCAGTGGTGCAGGCATCGCTGGGTTGCATGACAGTAACCATCCAATGGATCCTGCTCCATCACCTCGTCCATATGAGTGGCCTTCTTTCTGCAGGGGAGGATCTTCCTAG